The candidate division WOR-3 bacterium region GCTCAACATTATCTCCCATCAATGTTGTAAATATAGCTTCTGCTTCAGCAGAATCTTCCAATGTTACCTTTAGAAGTTTTCTTCTTTGAGGGTCCATGGTCGTTTCCCAAAGTTGTTGAGGATTCATCTCACCAAGACCTTTATATCTTTGTATGTTTGCGCCTTGTGTTCCTTCTTTAGTTATTATTTCTCCAAGTTCTTTTAAACTTGAAACAAAATATTTATTTTTTTCAGTTTTAATTTCAAAAATAAAATTCTTAAATACTTTATCTTTTTCTTCTTCCAAACTGATAAAAATATAATCATCAAGCGTATAACCAAAATCCTTTAATTTATTGTTTATTTGAAAAAGCTTAGAAAATTCAGAAAGAGTTTGAAAAGAAGGACCAAGTTCTTCTTCCCTCTCAAGGGCTTCTTCTTTAAGTTCTTTTTTTAATTCTTCTTTTCTTTTTTCTATAAATTCATTTTCATAATCAAGCCATTCTTTTTCAGAATAAAAATATCTATAATTTCCAGGCGATATCTCAACTCTATAAACTGGAATTTTACCACTTTTTTCAAAATTAAGATAATCATTTAATGTTAAAGATT contains the following coding sequences:
- a CDS encoding DNA gyrase subunit B is translated as PLYKVKKGKFESYFQNDDELNQWILSQAVDNVFVKDKKGHEIDKKKLREIINLIFQIDSILKKLEVKSLTLNDYLNFEKSGKIPVYRVEISPGNYRYFYSEKEWLDYENEFIEKRKEELKKELKEEALEREEELGPSFQTLSEFSKLFQINNKLKDFGYTLDDYIFISLEEEKDKVFKNFIFEIKTEKNKYFVSSLKELGEIITKEGTQGANIQRYKGLGEMNPQQLWETTMDPQRRKLLKVTLEDSAEAEAIFTTLMGDNVE